In Bufo gargarizans isolate SCDJY-AF-19 unplaced genomic scaffold, ASM1485885v1 fragScaff_scaffold_703_pilon:::fragment_2:::debris, whole genome shotgun sequence, the genomic stretch GATCTTTTTCATGGGTGAGGATGATCTGCTAACATCCTATAAGACCTAAAAATGTTCTGAAAATGATAAAAGAGACtgaataaaaacataattttgggACATAtcaaatatttctttttttacaccatttgtcAGTAAGCACTTTAGGTCCCATTTGTAAACAGTGCAACATTTCCCTTTCAGAAGTTGTCCCTTTGTCACCCTGTAGCCTTCAATATGACAATGCAGACATAATCTGCGGCTTTGGAAGAATTCAATCTTAAACTCCACAGCTGACTGATATACTGCCCAACCTCTGACAAGTGTTCAGCATTACAGACTCGTGAACCTGAGTCTACTGCCCATTGAACTTCACACCACATTTACACCTCGGTCATGTCCATCAAGCTGGATTTTTAACTTGTGGAGTTCTTCAATCTCCCTGTGATGGCGCTCCGTTTTGTGCCTAACCAGTGTGCGATAAAAGTGAATTGTGAATATGACAAAGATAATGCCCACGGGTACCATGATGATGGTGGACACTAGGGCAGAGGTAAAACCTGCATCTGAACTTTGCCTCTGTGACGAAGCAGTTTCATTTCGAACTTGCGGAGAGTCTATAGGTAAGAATTTTATCCAGCACAGAAGAACCACCTCTGCAAGAAACAGGAGGATCCCAAGAGCTGTGGAGAAACCCCAAGCCAGTTCAATATAAATATGCATACGGTCATGGGGTGATTCGTTGACAGAGTTCAAGTTATGGATATTACTCACTGCCTCGACATTAGGAAGTATACAGGTGCTAATCAGAAGTGCAAATAAGTGGACAGCCACCAGTATGGTGGTGCAGGCACTAAACGCAATGAGCAACGGTTTGGGGTAATCATATTTCATCTCAAGCTGGACTTCAACCATTGCAACCTAGAAaacaacataaaaataataagtttataatcattatttttttcccacaatgTTATACGTTATATCATGAAATAAGGAAACAGAGGATGAAATGCTGACAGTAGTCTGGCCTCTGGAAATGTTCCAGTTTGTCATTTTTGCTAAACAACTGGACACATTTCCAGCCCAGGCAAGGACATTTCCCACCAAAACACAGGCATTTTAGACTGAAAGGAACAGTGTTCCAGAAAATGTGAAACAACCAGAAATGCAAAGTCctgtttcttccaataaaaaCAAATTATCCAAAAATAACATTACATTTGGGATTTTATACTTCTCTTCACCAGGTATTTACTTTATGACTTTTCGTATGTATTTTTGGGATAACGCCTACACAGAGGGTAGGGGTCAATTACTCATATCAGTTTTCTTCACACTTTGGGCAAACATTTTTTACCTTGTTATTGAGGATTTCTAatgaaaaacagaaaattggtCATAAGGGGTGTATTCGCACAGTACATCCTTATTGAGTTTTTCAGAGATTTTGTAAAAattaattttggtaaattttacagccttttttaaagggaatctgtcgtcATGTTTATCCTGCCCTCTGTGGGGGAAGGATGAGGTAGTGACAGACACGCTGGTTTCACCGCTGCCTCAGTCATGTAGGCCTGTGACGGGTACTAGAGAAAATCCATTAGCATGTCCATAAAATCTTCTCCTCTATTAGATCACATTAAAAGCCTAACATCCAAGTAGTACATCATGGCCTACATGTTTCAGACAGATGCATGCTATACTTGACATGACATCCATGACTAAGGATGTGTCTGTCCGAAACACGTAGGCCACAATGTTCAATGTGATCTAATAAAGAAGAAGATTTTATGGACATGCTAATGGATTTGGTATTCTGTGTCCTTAGCCTCCGTCCTATACGTGTGGTCAGATGCATTGAACTTACAGACTTGGTGAGCTGGACTGGTTTCCTTTTCTTATTACTTGCTGCCAGGTGGAGGAGCCAGCAGCTCAGGAGTATGGAGGAATCCTGGCTCACAGGAAGATGAAACTAATAACTGTAAATCTCAGAAAATGTACTCCGCAGGCATATATAGTCAGCACAGTGCTGATATCTGCATATCTGTTGTTACTTCATGCTT encodes the following:
- the ORAI2 gene encoding protein orai-2, coding for MSSELNVPVDPSTPAVSERGNKGMDYRDWVRRSYLELVTSNHHSVQALSWRKLYLSRAKLKASSRTSALLSGFAMVAMVEVQLEMKYDYPKPLLIAFSACTTILVAVHLFALLISTCILPNVEAVSNIHNLNSVNESPHDRMHIYIELAWGFSTALGILLFLAEVVLLCWIKFLPIDSPQVRNETASSQRQSSDAGFTSALVSTIIMVPVGIIFVIFTIHFYRTLVRHKTERHHREIEELHKLKIQLDGHDRGVNVV